The Pseudomonas berkeleyensis genome includes a region encoding these proteins:
- the ccoG gene encoding cytochrome c oxidase accessory protein CcoG: protein MTDRIPVRAIETIDPAKPIRLTPAQAGGPIHTRSFTGRFRNLRLLGAGLLFLLFFGTAWIDWNGRQAVLWDLENRQFHIFGATFWPQDFILLSAILIIAAFGLFFITVLAGRVWCGYACPQSVWTWVFMRVEQITEGDRGQRIKLDAAPWSLQKLARRSAKHGLWLAVSVVTAMAFIGYFTPVRQLTTDLLTLEMGATTAFWVLSFTAATYINAGWLREKVCRDMCPYSRFQSVMFDSDTLVISYDAARGENRGPRRKDADYKAEGLGDCIDCTMCVQVCPTGIDIRDGLQLECIGCGACVDACDSVMDKLGYDRGLVRYSSEHELAGGKTHWLRPRLIGYAAMLAVMIGAFVWALNERPLISLDVTRDRGLFRENALGQIENIYSLKIINKTQQPRSYAIGLVDAGDFELHGPSTLNLAPGEIRDLPVSVALTATHNGAGPQTIRFEVSDKADSQSHVSTKSTFLAPLR from the coding sequence ATGACTGACCGTATCCCCGTGCGGGCCATCGAGACCATCGATCCTGCCAAACCCATCCGCCTGACCCCGGCCCAGGCCGGCGGCCCGATCCACACGCGCAGCTTCACCGGACGCTTTCGCAACCTGCGCCTGCTCGGTGCCGGCCTGCTGTTCCTGCTGTTCTTCGGCACCGCCTGGATCGACTGGAATGGCCGCCAGGCCGTACTTTGGGATCTGGAGAACCGCCAGTTCCACATCTTCGGCGCGACCTTCTGGCCACAGGATTTCATCCTGCTCTCAGCGATTCTGATCATCGCCGCCTTCGGCCTGTTCTTCATCACCGTGCTCGCCGGCCGCGTCTGGTGCGGCTACGCCTGCCCGCAGAGCGTGTGGACCTGGGTCTTCATGCGTGTCGAGCAGATCACCGAGGGCGACCGTGGCCAGCGCATCAAGCTTGATGCCGCGCCCTGGTCACTGCAGAAACTGGCTCGGCGCAGCGCCAAGCATGGCCTGTGGCTGGCCGTCAGCGTGGTCACCGCGATGGCCTTCATCGGCTACTTCACCCCGGTGCGTCAGCTGACCACTGATTTGCTGACCCTGGAAATGGGCGCGACCACCGCGTTCTGGGTGCTCTCCTTCACCGCTGCCACCTACATCAACGCCGGCTGGCTGCGCGAGAAAGTGTGCCGCGACATGTGCCCCTACTCGCGCTTCCAGAGCGTGATGTTCGACAGCGACACGCTGGTCATCTCCTATGACGCTGCCCGTGGCGAAAACCGCGGCCCGCGCCGCAAGGACGCCGACTACAAGGCAGAAGGCCTCGGCGATTGCATCGACTGCACCATGTGCGTCCAGGTCTGCCCGACCGGCATCGACATCCGCGATGGCCTGCAACTGGAGTGCATCGGCTGCGGCGCCTGCGTCGACGCCTGCGACAGCGTGATGGACAAGCTCGGCTATGACCGAGGTCTGGTGCGCTACAGCTCCGAACACGAGCTGGCCGGCGGCAAGACCCACTGGCTGCGCCCACGCCTGATCGGCTACGCGGCGATGCTGGCCGTGATGATCGGCGCCTTCGTCTGGGCGCTCAACGAACGACCGCTGATATCCCTGGACGTGACCCGCGACCGTGGTCTGTTCCGCGAGAACGCCCTGGGCCAGATCGAGAACATCTACAGCCTGAAGATCATCAACAAGACCCAGCAGCCACGTAGCTATGCCATCGGCCTGGTCGACGCCGGCGACTTCGAGCTGCACGGCCCGAGCACGCTGAACCTGGCTCCGGGCGAGATCCGCGACCTGCCGGTGAGCGTCGCGCTGACCGCCACGCACAATGGCGCCGGCCCGCAGACCATACGCTTCGAGGTAAGCGACAAAGCCGATTCGCAGAGCCATGTGAGCACCAAGAGCACCTTCCTGGCACCGCTGCGTTGA
- a CDS encoding TIGR04211 family SH3 domain-containing protein: MFLSRHAPFQPRILGACLLLGGLLGGAQPSLAEEAASNQRWVSDSLNTYVRSGPTDGYRIVGTLVSGEKVELLRTQGDYSQVRSASGTTVWIPSRDLQSVPGQAERLPQLEQKVADLTAELKGIDDAWKARVQGMQETLDTRKNLIDELQAARGALDAELTTTRSQLRDAQAQLGEEQQQVLMRYMAYGGSIAGAGLLLGLILPTMLRVKRKRSDQWV, encoded by the coding sequence ATGTTTTTATCTCGTCATGCTCCATTTCAACCCCGCATTCTCGGTGCCTGCCTGCTGCTCGGCGGCCTGCTTGGCGGCGCTCAGCCGTCGTTGGCGGAAGAAGCCGCCAGTAACCAGCGTTGGGTCAGCGACAGCCTCAATACCTATGTGCGCAGTGGCCCCACCGATGGCTACCGTATCGTCGGCACCCTGGTTTCCGGGGAGAAAGTGGAGCTGTTGCGCACCCAGGGCGACTACAGCCAGGTGCGCAGCGCCAGTGGCACCACGGTGTGGATTCCCAGCCGCGACCTGCAGTCGGTGCCAGGCCAGGCCGAGCGCCTGCCGCAACTGGAACAGAAAGTCGCCGATCTCACCGCCGAACTGAAAGGCATCGACGATGCCTGGAAGGCGCGCGTGCAAGGCATGCAAGAAACCCTGGACACGCGCAAGAACCTGATCGACGAGCTGCAGGCCGCCCGCGGTGCGCTGGACGCCGAGCTGACCACCACCCGTTCGCAACTGCGTGATGCCCAGGCGCAACTGGGTGAAGAACAGCAGCAGGTGCTGATGCGCTACATGGCCTATGGCGGCAGCATCGCCGGTGCCGGGCTGCTGCTCGGCCTGATCCTGCCGACCATGCTGCGGGTCAAACGCAAGCGCAGCGATCAGTGGGTCTGA
- a CDS encoding LrgB family protein, with protein MNVLTQHPLFAIALTLAAFLFAAWLYRRSGWLVLQPVLVSVVLIVATLLLCGVDYATYRAGAEPIAWLLGPATVALAVPLQHNIERIRQLFWPVMITLTAGGVLSVALTLAIGWALGADWSVVMSLAPKSVTMPIAMPVAEQIGGIASLAAVMVMLTGVIGTALGPLLLRWAGVEHPAARGLSYGINAHAIGTAHALQEGQECGAFAALAMSLLGIATALLLPLLFAL; from the coding sequence ATGAATGTACTGACCCAGCATCCGCTGTTCGCCATCGCGCTGACGCTGGCGGCGTTCCTGTTCGCGGCCTGGCTCTACCGGCGCAGTGGCTGGCTGGTGCTGCAACCGGTACTGGTTTCCGTCGTGCTGATCGTCGCCACCTTGCTGCTGTGCGGCGTGGACTACGCGACCTACCGCGCGGGCGCCGAGCCCATCGCCTGGCTGCTCGGCCCGGCCACCGTGGCGTTGGCCGTGCCGCTACAGCACAACATCGAACGCATCCGCCAACTGTTCTGGCCGGTGATGATCACCCTCACGGCCGGCGGTGTGCTGTCGGTGGCGCTGACCCTGGCCATCGGTTGGGCCCTGGGCGCCGACTGGAGCGTGGTGATGAGCCTGGCGCCGAAGTCGGTGACCATGCCGATTGCCATGCCGGTGGCCGAGCAGATCGGCGGTATCGCTTCGCTGGCGGCGGTGATGGTGATGCTCACCGGCGTCATCGGCACTGCCCTCGGGCCGTTGCTGCTGCGCTGGGCAGGTGTCGAGCACCCGGCTGCCCGTGGCTTGAGCTACGGCATCAACGCCCACGCCATCGGCACCGCCCATGCCTTGCAGGAAGGGCAGGAGTGCGGTGCGTTCGCCGCGCTGGCCATGAGCCTGCTGGGTATCGCCACCGCCTTGCTGTTGCCACTGCTGTTCGCCCTTTGA
- the mapR gene encoding GntR family transcriptional regulator MpaR (MapR regulates genes involved in Pseudomonas quinolone signal (PQS) production and anthranilate metabolism) yields the protein MKRYEKFADEIAELIRTGVLGPGEKVPSVRHASRTYGVSPSTVFQAYYLLEDRGLIQARARSGYFVREHAKRPLHEPELTAHAAQTTEVDVSELVFSVLASLKDPHTVAFGSAFPSPDLFPLPRLAKSMAHALRMLSPHEIIADMTAGNADLRRQIALRYMVSGVMLPMEELVISNGAMEALNLCLQCVTQPGDLVAIESPTFYACLQVLERLQLKAVEIPVHPREGIDLNALSESLKQLPIKACWFMSSLQNPLGASMSETKKQALYDLLVEHQVPLIEDDVYAELYFGSHPPKPVKSFDRDGLVMHCSSFSKSLAPGYRIGWVAGGRYAEQIARLKLMTTISPSVPAQAALADYLQHGGYDRHLRKLRHALEMQQSAMLASAARHFPASTRVTRPAGGYFLWFEFPERLDSLQLLRLALAQGISLAPGPIFSASQGFRHCARLNYGHPWNPRSEQAMEVLGRLVAGLL from the coding sequence ATGAAACGCTACGAAAAATTCGCCGACGAGATCGCCGAGCTGATCCGCACCGGCGTGCTCGGCCCCGGAGAGAAGGTTCCTTCGGTGCGCCACGCCAGCCGCACTTACGGAGTCAGCCCGTCCACCGTGTTCCAGGCCTACTATCTGCTGGAAGACCGCGGGCTGATTCAGGCGCGGGCACGTTCCGGCTACTTCGTCCGCGAACACGCCAAGCGCCCGCTGCACGAGCCGGAACTGACCGCCCACGCGGCGCAGACCACCGAGGTGGACGTCAGCGAACTGGTGTTCTCCGTACTCGCCTCGCTGAAAGACCCACACACCGTGGCCTTCGGCTCGGCCTTCCCCAGCCCTGACCTGTTCCCCCTGCCGCGCCTGGCCAAGAGCATGGCGCACGCCCTGCGCATGCTCTCGCCACACGAGATCATCGCCGACATGACCGCCGGCAACGCCGACCTGCGCCGGCAGATTGCCCTGCGCTACATGGTCAGCGGCGTGATGCTGCCGATGGAGGAGCTGGTGATCAGCAACGGCGCCATGGAGGCGCTCAACCTCTGCCTGCAGTGCGTGACCCAGCCAGGCGACCTGGTGGCCATCGAATCGCCGACCTTCTACGCCTGCCTGCAGGTGCTGGAGCGGCTGCAGCTCAAGGCGGTGGAAATCCCCGTGCACCCGCGCGAGGGCATCGACCTGAACGCCCTGTCGGAAAGTCTCAAGCAACTACCAATCAAGGCCTGCTGGTTCATGAGCAGCCTGCAGAACCCGCTCGGCGCGAGCATGAGCGAGACCAAGAAGCAGGCGCTGTACGACCTTTTGGTCGAGCATCAGGTGCCGCTGATCGAGGACGACGTGTATGCCGAGCTGTACTTCGGCAGCCACCCACCCAAGCCGGTGAAGAGCTTCGACCGCGACGGCCTGGTGATGCATTGCAGCTCCTTCTCCAAGAGCCTGGCGCCGGGCTATCGCATCGGCTGGGTAGCGGGCGGACGCTATGCCGAGCAGATCGCCCGGCTCAAGCTGATGACCACCATTTCCCCTTCGGTGCCGGCCCAGGCGGCATTGGCCGACTATCTGCAGCACGGCGGCTACGACCGCCACCTGCGCAAGCTGCGCCATGCCCTGGAAATGCAGCAGAGCGCGATGCTCGCCTCGGCTGCCCGGCACTTTCCGGCCAGCACGCGGGTCACGCGGCCGGCAGGCGGCTACTTCCTCTGGTTCGAATTCCCCGAGCGTCTGGACTCGCTGCAACTGCTGCGTCTGGCGTTGGCCCAGGGCATCAGCCTGGCGCCGGGGCCGATCTTCTCCGCCAGCCAGGGCTTTCGTCACTGCGCGCGGCTGAACTACGGCCACCCGTGGAATCCGCGCAGCGAACAGGCCATGGAAGTGCTCGGACGCCTGGTGGCAGGGTTGCTGTAG
- a CDS encoding CidA/LrgA family protein — translation MTLLRGLFWLVLLQLAGIALNHWLLPMLPGSIIGLLLLSVWLMWRGAVPEPLQQAAGGLLPYLPLLLAVPAAGIMTSSDLLLGELPVIAAALVLSLLVTVPFCGWLLQTLIRRQERDR, via the coding sequence ATGACGCTGCTGCGCGGACTGTTCTGGCTGGTGCTGCTGCAACTTGCCGGTATCGCCCTCAACCACTGGCTGTTGCCGATGTTGCCGGGGTCGATCATCGGCCTGCTGTTGCTCTCGGTCTGGCTGATGTGGCGCGGCGCCGTGCCTGAGCCGTTGCAGCAGGCCGCGGGCGGTCTGTTGCCCTACCTGCCGCTGCTGCTCGCGGTACCGGCCGCAGGCATCATGACCAGCAGCGATCTGCTGCTCGGCGAACTGCCGGTGATCGCTGCTGCGCTGGTGCTGTCGCTGCTGGTCACGGTGCCGTTCTGCGGCTGGTTGTTACAGACGCTGATCCGCCGTCAGGAGCGCGACCGATGA
- the ubiM gene encoding 5-demethoxyubiquinol-8 5-hydroxylase UbiM codes for MSPDIVIVGAGPAGLCLARALSGHGLSIVVLERQAEQALAEPAFDGREIALTHGSQALLERLGLWARLPAEDVAVLRDAQVFNGPSLFALKIRAEQAGAERLGHLVANQAIRRAAYQAVSECADVQLLCDTNVRAIQQSESEVKLVLQDGQVLQPRLLVAADSRFSETRRQLGIGAQLKDFGKTMLVCRMQHEQDHQQVAWEWFGYGQTLALLPLNGRQSSTVLTLPPREIEHLQKLDEISFAREMERRFDRRLGAMQLISSRHAYPLVGAYARRMVGRRCALLGDAAVGMHPVTAHGFNFGLIGVQLLSDALLAAHGKHQDIGAAAPLARYERQLRLATWPLYQATNLLVELYTNDHLPARLLRGAGLRVAQGLLPLKKGIARHLTAQA; via the coding sequence ATGTCACCCGATATCGTCATCGTCGGCGCCGGCCCAGCGGGCCTGTGCCTGGCGCGCGCCCTGTCCGGGCACGGTCTGTCCATCGTCGTGCTGGAGCGCCAGGCCGAGCAGGCCCTGGCGGAACCGGCCTTCGACGGTCGCGAGATCGCCCTCACCCATGGCTCGCAGGCGCTGCTCGAACGCCTTGGGCTATGGGCACGCCTGCCTGCCGAGGACGTCGCCGTGCTGCGCGATGCCCAGGTGTTCAACGGCCCCTCGCTGTTCGCCCTGAAGATCCGCGCCGAGCAAGCCGGCGCCGAGCGGCTCGGCCATCTGGTGGCCAACCAGGCGATTCGTCGCGCCGCCTATCAGGCCGTCAGCGAGTGCGCCGATGTGCAACTACTGTGCGACACCAACGTGCGCGCCATCCAGCAAAGCGAGAGCGAGGTGAAACTGGTGCTGCAAGACGGCCAGGTGCTGCAACCGCGCCTGCTGGTCGCGGCCGACAGCCGTTTCTCGGAAACCCGTCGTCAGCTCGGCATCGGTGCGCAGCTCAAGGACTTCGGCAAGACCATGCTGGTGTGCCGCATGCAGCATGAGCAGGATCATCAGCAGGTGGCCTGGGAGTGGTTCGGCTACGGTCAGACCCTCGCCCTGTTGCCGCTCAACGGTCGGCAGTCGTCGACCGTGCTGACCCTCCCGCCACGCGAGATCGAACATCTGCAGAAGCTCGATGAAATCAGCTTCGCCCGCGAGATGGAACGGCGCTTCGACCGTCGTCTGGGCGCCATGCAACTGATCAGCAGCCGCCACGCCTATCCGCTGGTAGGCGCCTATGCACGGCGCATGGTCGGCAGGCGCTGCGCGCTGCTCGGCGATGCCGCGGTGGGCATGCACCCGGTCACCGCGCATGGCTTCAACTTCGGTCTGATCGGCGTGCAACTGCTCAGCGACGCCCTGCTGGCCGCCCATGGCAAACACCAGGATATCGGCGCAGCTGCACCACTGGCCCGCTATGAGCGCCAACTGCGCCTGGCCACCTGGCCGCTGTACCAGGCCACCAACCTGCTGGTGGAGCTGTACACCAACGACCACCTGCCCGCCCGCCTGCTGCGCGGCGCCGGCCTGCGTGTGGCACAGGGCCTGCTGCCGTTGAAGAAGGGCATTGCCCGCCACCTGACCGCCCAGGCGTAA
- a CDS encoding DUF934 domain-containing protein, which yields MNNLIRLVDGQACIVTDDPWQLHDAENTGTAPLILPLAAWRERQSAEVLQGRAMSADGLLLQVDDEPEELQPFLPSLALIAIDFPSFRDGRGYSQAYLLRTRLGWRGELRAVGDVLRDQLAHMRQCGFDAFAVRADKSVEDALKGLAGLSVLYGRSVIEPRPLFRRGRAGAEAEPT from the coding sequence ATGAACAATCTGATCCGCCTGGTCGATGGCCAGGCCTGCATCGTCACTGATGATCCCTGGCAACTGCATGATGCCGAGAATACCGGCACGGCGCCGCTGATCCTGCCGCTGGCCGCCTGGCGCGAACGGCAGTCGGCCGAGGTGCTGCAGGGCAGGGCGATGAGCGCCGATGGCCTGCTGCTGCAAGTGGATGATGAACCCGAAGAACTGCAGCCGTTCCTGCCCAGCCTGGCGCTGATCGCCATCGACTTTCCCAGCTTTCGCGACGGTCGTGGCTACAGCCAGGCCTACCTGCTGCGCACCCGCCTGGGCTGGCGTGGCGAGTTGCGCGCGGTGGGCGATGTGCTGCGTGACCAGTTGGCGCATATGCGCCAATGCGGCTTCGATGCCTTTGCCGTGCGTGCCGACAAGTCGGTAGAGGATGCGCTCAAGGGCCTGGCGGGGTTGAGCGTGCTGTACGGCCGTTCGGTCATCGAGCCGCGTCCGCTGTTCCGGCGGGGGCGTGCCGGCGCCGAGGCAGAGCCGACATGA
- the ccoN gene encoding cytochrome-c oxidase, cbb3-type subunit I — MQSAAPHPAYNYKVVRQFTLMTLFWGVVGMCTGVLIAAQLVWPELNFDTPWLSFGRLRPLHTNLVVFGFAGSAQFAASYYAVQRTCQTRLFSDKLAAFTFWGWQATILIMLVTLPMGLTTTKEYAEIEFTGAVWMAIVWVAYGIVFFTTLTQRKTRHIYVGNWFFGAFILVIAMLHIVNHLSVPVSWFKSYSIYSGATDAMVQWWYGHNAVGFFLTTGFLGMMYYFVPKQVNRPVYSYRLSIVHFWALITLYIWAGPHHLHYTALPDWAQSLGMVMSIILLAPSWGGMVNGMMTLSGAWHLLRTDPILRFLVVSLAFYGMSTFEGPMMAIKTVNALSHYTDWTIGHVHAGALGWVAMITFGSLYHLIPKVFARDGMYSTGMINAHFWLATIGTVLYIASMWVNGITQGLMWRAVNEDGTLTYSFVEALEASHPGFVVRLVGGLCFLAGMLLMALNTWLTLRSKVKVTQHSGEVAHAG, encoded by the coding sequence ATGCAATCTGCTGCTCCTCACCCGGCCTACAACTACAAGGTCGTCCGCCAGTTCACCCTGATGACCCTCTTCTGGGGCGTGGTGGGCATGTGCACCGGCGTACTCATCGCCGCCCAGCTGGTCTGGCCGGAACTCAACTTCGACACGCCCTGGCTGAGCTTCGGCCGCCTGCGCCCCCTGCACACCAACCTGGTAGTGTTCGGCTTCGCTGGCAGCGCACAGTTCGCCGCCAGCTACTACGCGGTGCAGCGCACCTGCCAGACGCGACTGTTCTCCGACAAACTGGCCGCATTCACCTTCTGGGGCTGGCAGGCGACCATCCTGATCATGCTGGTGACCCTGCCCATGGGCCTGACCACCACCAAGGAATACGCCGAGATCGAATTCACCGGCGCGGTGTGGATGGCAATCGTCTGGGTCGCCTACGGCATCGTCTTCTTCACCACGCTGACGCAGCGCAAGACCCGCCACATCTATGTCGGCAACTGGTTCTTCGGTGCCTTCATCCTGGTCATCGCCATGCTGCACATCGTCAACCACCTGTCGGTGCCGGTGAGCTGGTTCAAGTCCTACTCGATCTATTCCGGTGCCACCGATGCCATGGTGCAGTGGTGGTACGGGCACAACGCCGTGGGCTTCTTCCTCACCACCGGTTTCCTGGGGATGATGTATTACTTCGTGCCCAAGCAGGTGAACCGCCCGGTGTATTCCTACCGCCTGTCCATCGTGCACTTCTGGGCACTGATCACCCTGTACATCTGGGCCGGCCCGCACCACCTGCACTACACCGCGCTGCCGGACTGGGCGCAGAGCCTGGGCATGGTGATGTCGATCATCCTGCTGGCGCCGAGCTGGGGCGGTATGGTCAACGGCATGATGACGCTGTCCGGTGCCTGGCACCTGCTGCGCACCGACCCGATCCTGCGCTTTCTGGTGGTATCCCTGGCGTTCTACGGCATGAGCACCTTCGAAGGCCCGATGATGGCGATCAAGACGGTCAACGCCCTGTCGCACTACACCGACTGGACCATCGGCCACGTGCATGCTGGCGCGCTGGGCTGGGTGGCGATGATCACCTTCGGCTCGCTCTACCACCTGATCCCGAAGGTCTTCGCTCGCGACGGCATGTACAGCACAGGCATGATCAATGCGCACTTCTGGCTGGCCACCATCGGCACCGTGCTGTACATCGCCTCGATGTGGGTCAACGGCATCACCCAGGGCCTGATGTGGCGCGCGGTCAACGAGGACGGCACCCTCACCTACTCCTTCGTCGAGGCGCTGGAAGCCAGCCATCCGGGCTTCGTGGTACGTCTGGTCGGCGGCCTGTGCTTCCTCGCCGGCATGCTGCTGATGGCGCTCAATACCTGGCTGACCCTACGCAGCAAGGTCAAAGTGACGCAGCACAGCGGAGAAGTCGCTCATGCCGGCTGA
- a CDS encoding cbb3-type cytochrome oxidase subunit 3, with the protein MPAEAWWMMALAVFFVGVQLSLGGGSQRDLDEATMLPFADDPAVARRVERDTGRSTSGCACPGTCDGSCKHHGQQTF; encoded by the coding sequence ATGCCGGCTGAAGCCTGGTGGATGATGGCCCTCGCCGTGTTCTTCGTCGGTGTACAGCTGAGCCTGGGCGGCGGCAGCCAGCGTGACCTCGACGAGGCGACCATGCTGCCGTTCGCCGACGATCCCGCTGTGGCGCGCCGCGTCGAGCGCGACACCGGGCGCAGCACCAGCGGCTGCGCCTGCCCCGGCACCTGCGACGGGAGCTGCAAGCATCACGGGCAACAGACGTTCTGA
- a CDS encoding nitrite/sulfite reductase, which produces MYQYDDYDRALVRERVAQFRDQVQRRLADGLSEEEFLPLRLQNGLYLQKHAYMLRVAIPYGTLSASQMRALAHIAREYDRGYGHFTTRQNIQFNWVDLERVPDILDWLADHDMHAIQTSGNCVRNITTEAFAGVAADEYLDPRPLAEILRQWSTVNPEFLFLPRKFKIALCAAEEDRAAIQVHDIGLQLYRDEADELRLRVLVGGGLGRTPIIAQTLREGLHWQDCLSYVEAILRVYNRHGRRDNKYKARIKILVKALGIEAFAAEVEREWQPIKDGPARLTEDEYQRVAASFHKPAYAPLDAIDLEFGTHLARDEAFARWVSRNVMAHQVPGYLSVVLSTKPGISAPPGDVTAEQMEAVADWSERYGFGEIRIAHEQNLVLPDVRKGDLYGLWLEAQAAGLGTANAGLLTDIIACPGGDFCALANAKSIPIAQAIQQRFDDLDYLHDLGELSLNISGCMNACGHHHIGNIGILGVDKNGSEWYQLTLGGSQGQQAALGKVIGPSFAAEQVPAVIERIVQTYVDYREVNEGFLDTFQRIGLEPFKERVYTREVVA; this is translated from the coding sequence ATGTACCAATACGACGATTATGACCGCGCGCTGGTGCGCGAGCGCGTGGCCCAGTTCCGCGACCAGGTACAGCGGCGCCTGGCCGACGGGCTGAGCGAAGAAGAGTTCCTGCCGCTGCGCCTGCAGAACGGCCTGTACCTGCAGAAGCATGCCTATATGCTGCGCGTGGCGATTCCCTACGGCACCCTGTCAGCCAGCCAGATGCGCGCGCTGGCGCATATCGCCCGCGAGTACGACCGGGGCTATGGCCACTTCACCACACGGCAGAACATCCAGTTCAACTGGGTCGATCTGGAGCGTGTGCCGGACATCCTCGACTGGCTGGCCGACCATGACATGCACGCCATCCAGACCTCGGGCAACTGCGTGCGCAACATCACCACCGAGGCCTTCGCCGGGGTCGCCGCCGACGAGTACCTCGATCCGCGCCCGCTGGCCGAGATCCTCCGCCAGTGGTCGACGGTCAACCCGGAATTCCTGTTCCTGCCGCGCAAGTTCAAGATCGCCCTGTGCGCCGCTGAAGAGGATCGTGCAGCGATTCAGGTGCATGACATCGGCCTGCAGCTGTATCGCGACGAGGCCGACGAACTGCGACTGCGCGTGTTGGTCGGTGGTGGTCTGGGACGCACGCCGATCATCGCCCAGACCCTGCGTGAAGGGCTGCACTGGCAGGATTGCCTGTCCTACGTCGAGGCCATCCTGCGCGTGTACAACCGCCATGGCCGGCGCGACAACAAGTACAAGGCGCGCATCAAGATCCTGGTCAAGGCACTGGGCATCGAGGCCTTCGCCGCCGAGGTGGAGCGCGAATGGCAGCCGATCAAGGATGGCCCCGCGCGGCTCACCGAAGATGAATACCAGCGCGTCGCCGCGTCTTTCCACAAGCCGGCCTATGCCCCTCTGGATGCCATTGACCTTGAATTCGGCACTCACCTGGCCCGCGACGAGGCCTTCGCCCGCTGGGTGTCACGCAATGTCATGGCGCATCAGGTGCCCGGCTACCTCAGCGTTGTGCTGTCGACCAAGCCCGGCATCAGCGCGCCGCCCGGCGATGTCACCGCCGAGCAGATGGAGGCCGTAGCCGACTGGAGCGAGCGCTATGGTTTCGGCGAGATTCGCATCGCGCACGAGCAGAACCTGGTGCTGCCCGATGTACGCAAGGGCGATCTCTATGGACTCTGGCTGGAGGCGCAGGCAGCAGGGCTGGGCACCGCCAACGCCGGCCTGCTCACCGACATCATCGCCTGCCCGGGCGGCGATTTCTGCGCGTTGGCCAACGCCAAGTCGATCCCCATTGCTCAGGCCATCCAGCAGCGTTTCGACGACCTCGATTACCTGCACGATCTGGGCGAGCTGAGCCTGAACATCTCCGGCTGCATGAACGCCTGTGGTCATCACCACATCGGCAACATCGGCATCCTCGGCGTCGACAAGAACGGCAGTGAGTGGTACCAGTTGACCCTCGGCGGCAGCCAGGGCCAGCAAGCGGCGCTGGGCAAGGTGATCGGCCCGTCGTTCGCCGCCGAGCAGGTGCCGGCTGTGATCGAGCGCATCGTGCAGACCTACGTCGACTATCGCGAGGTCAACGAGGGCTTTCTCGATACCTTCCAGCGCATCGGCCTGGAGCCCTTCAAGGAACGCGTCTACACCCGGGAGGTGGTGGCATGA